DNA sequence from the Bradyrhizobium diazoefficiens genome:
GGTCGAAGCGGTCGGGCAAGGCGCGCAAACCATCCACCAGCGCCGCGCTGATCGCCTGCGCGCCGGCCGCATCGAAACTCGCGTCGCAGGCCAGGATCGGGGCGTTGTTGTCGGAGACGCCGAGATCGGCAAATTCGACGACACGGATGCCGCGCCTAGTGTGGCTGAACATCGGCACCATCGCGATGTCCTTGCCTGTCGTCGCATCGCTGATCACAGCGATCAGCGGCGCGAGGCCGTGAAAGGCCTCGTACCAGGCACCCAACCAGTAACCATGCTGAAACGCGGTGCGATGGCCCGCGTTCAGGCGCAATGCGGCCCGTCGCCAGTCACGCAGGAAATCGACCGAGATTCCCGACGTGCTGGACACCCGACCATCTAATTGCTCGACGCTGAGGAACGCCATTCGCTGGGCATACAATTACTGAACGTTTCCAGATAGATTATGTTTTGCCGCAGACCACAAGCTACGTCGCTGCTTATCGTTAAATCCATGCCGTCACGGCGCGCGTAAAGCCTCTCGTGTCCCGATATGAAACGCTCGGCCGCAACAAGCTGTCAGCGATCGGGTCCCGACTGCGTGACGCATTGGAACCTGGCCAGGAAATGCAGGCCGCCGACCGCGAGCGCGAACATGAACCAGACCGGATTCTGCCGTTCGAGCAGGAAGGTCTCGGTGGTCCCGAAATACAGGCCGAACAGCCAGATGGTCAGGAACAGCTTGCCAAGCGCGTTGCTGCGGTTGTGCGCCTGGGTCTCCTGGAAATTGCGCAGCGGCGCGAGAACGAAGATGAGGACGACGAGCAGCAGGCCCGGCAAGCCGATGGTGATGGCGAGGTCGAGATAGCTGTTGTGGCTGTGCGCCGCGGTGACCGCCCATTCGGAGCCCTTGGCGGTCTGGCGCTCGGTGACATCGTCCCAGAACGCCGAATAGCCGTGGCCGATGATCGGCTTTTCCGTCACCGCTGCGAGCGCGAATTCCCAGATGTCGGAGCGGCCGGTAAAGGTGGGATCGACCGGAAGCATCCGCGTGACGCTGCCAAGCGCCGGGCTCATGACACTGCCGACCGTCAGCAAATTCATCACGATCAGCGGCGCGAAGCAGATGATCCGCTTCAGCCACAGGCTTCGCGTGACGTAGACCAGCGACGCCAGGGCATAGATGGCCAGGCACAGCACCGACGATGTCTTGCCGCCGGTGAAGATCAGGAAGATGCCGGCCAGCAGTGCGATCGCCGGCCCCATCACGAAGGAGCCGACGGCAGAAAGGTAAATGCCGACATAGACCAGAATGGTCATCACCGGCGAGGCGACGTTCTTGTGGCCGAAGCTGCCGCGCCAGTCGCCGGCGAGCTGCGGCTCGGTGATGTCGAGCGCGCTATGGATCGAATATTGCGGGGCGAAGACAACGCCGAGATAGCACAGCACCAGCAGCACCAGCGCCGCACCGCCGAGGCATAGATTGAAGCTCCGCTGCGTCGGCGGCAACAGCGGCAGGATCACCGCGAGCGAGGTCACGCTGGCCGCGAGCACGAAGCGCTGGATCGAGACCTCGCGGCTCTCGGACAGAACGACGTTGATCAGCATCCAGCCGACGAGGCAGAGATGCAGCGGCGTCACCAGCGTCTTCAGCGAGGGCGCATCGCTGGTGAGAACGAACAGCAGGGCGACCGCGGCGAGCAGGCCGAACGTGATGTAGGTCAGCGC
Encoded proteins:
- a CDS encoding O-antigen ligase — its product is MDRSAADMTDVDAPSLGHALRDGLAKLNVVQLARCLIVVVALLLVMITLDPFPDLRSEDVANVVGGRLALTYITFGLLAAVALLFVLTSDAPSLKTLVTPLHLCLVGWMLINVVLSESREVSIQRFVLAASVTSLAVILPLLPPTQRSFNLCLGGAALVLLVLCYLGVVFAPQYSIHSALDITEPQLAGDWRGSFGHKNVASPVMTILVYVGIYLSAVGSFVMGPAIALLAGIFLIFTGGKTSSVLCLAIYALASLVYVTRSLWLKRIICFAPLIVMNLLTVGSVMSPALGSVTRMLPVDPTFTGRSDIWEFALAAVTEKPIIGHGYSAFWDDVTERQTAKGSEWAVTAAHSHNSYLDLAITIGLPGLLLVVLIFVLAPLRNFQETQAHNRSNALGKLFLTIWLFGLYFGTTETFLLERQNPVWFMFALAVGGLHFLARFQCVTQSGPDR